The Tenebrio molitor chromosome 7, icTenMoli1.1, whole genome shotgun sequence region GATACTATCCCTGTATTGATTCAATCAATCTAACAacttgaaaaatttttaaatttacccaATAAAATGGAGTTTCCATATCCATCCGTAATCTGGAAAGGTCCTCCACTATCACCTTGACACGTATCAATCCCTCCTTGTAGATATCCCGCACAGAAAGCACGAACAACTTTCTTAGGATcatttcctgttttgttaatcATTTGTCGACACTCCATGTCTGAATATAGTAGAAGTCGCGCCTCTTGCAGAGTACAAGGAGTAGCTCCGTGGTATTTTAGAGTGCCCAAACCTATCACTGTTCCATCTCTCGGTTTGGTTTTGATTACTTTAGTGAACGTCTTTATTAGTGTACCGTTTGACAAATATTAGACACCTACCAGCTTTAGGTAAACAGATGGGTTGGTAGGCACTAGCGCTTTCTTTCAACATCAACAACGAAATGTCATAGTACGGCTCGTTGTCCTTGTACTTTTCATGAATATGTACTTTGGCAACAGCGAAAGTTCTTTgcgttttttctttttcgcaTCTGTTGTATATTCCCAACACCACTTTGTAGACTTCTTCCAGCTTGACAGTTCTAgtaataaaatagaatttattGTGTTATGGTTATTACGAGATACGTACTTATTGTCGTGTCTGATTACAAATTCTTTGTAGCAATGAGCCGCAGAAAGAACAGCTTTTGATCCTATTAGTGACCCTCCGCAAGCAACCACGTTCGAAACTTGAAGGGCAACGTACCAGGGGTACCTGTAGT contains the following coding sequences:
- the LOC138136093 gene encoding trypsin II-P29-like is translated as MKLVCFSVVFFSNALLLSAKLNGEGAICGRPHGSGITAEEKVVAGYDVGYYRYPWYVALQVSNVVACGGSLIGSKAVLSAAHCYKEFVIRHDNKTVKLEEVYKVVLGIYNRCEKEKTQRTFAVAKVHIHEKYKDNEPYYDISLLMLKESASAYQPICLPKAVIKTKPRDGTVIGLGTLKYHGATPCTLQEARLLLYSDMECRQMINKTGNDPKKVVRAFCAGYLQGGIDTCQGDSGGPFQITDGYGNSILLGIVSFGFHCANPGLLGLYTDVSQYVDWIEEKAGFNATMEGPSSPPGVVSDNETNVSGSKTSSHPQEIHVVHTFLRPVNIIILKNNQKNGTSVLPVDGKKLHRPLSRRNKKKMNKRNKRP